The proteins below come from a single Cylindrospermopsis raciborskii Cr2010 genomic window:
- a CDS encoding RAMP superfamily CRISPR-associated protein, translating to MYHQGYGIIKTEAPLHVGATAGEETGNINLIFRDQFTQTGIIPGSSIRGRFRALMRYNHSGDKKETEVKKWYGNDFTYTDERNDENNTDDSAIYSRITESLVKFDYASIIWLPVFCPGQPIVWVSCPRLLKRYKRITGLQKPLPSEYSRSKNLVPLPNNKLFFNFGFLSIKNNEYIDDCWFPNQEKLPAIIVRDNEISMIHDMALYRQSRVALEKEQKCSKNFFGVEALPEETFLVFPIGIKKNGQNKPETWKPFAGEYEQDQPRINKANIYFGGLESVGFGYCEVTVFIQ from the coding sequence ATGTATCATCAGGGTTATGGAATTATTAAAACAGAAGCACCATTACATGTAGGAGCAACAGCGGGAGAAGAAACGGGAAATATCAACCTAATTTTTCGAGATCAATTTACTCAAACTGGTATTATTCCTGGCAGCTCAATTCGTGGTAGATTCCGAGCTTTAATGCGGTACAATCACTCGGGAGACAAAAAAGAAACAGAGGTAAAAAAATGGTATGGAAATGATTTCACTTACACAGATGAGCGTAATGATGAGAATAATACAGACGATTCTGCTATTTACAGTAGAATAACTGAATCATTAGTAAAGTTTGACTATGCTTCTATCATTTGGCTACCTGTATTCTGTCCAGGTCAACCAATTGTTTGGGTAAGCTGTCCACGTTTGTTGAAGCGTTACAAGAGAATCACTGGATTGCAAAAACCTCTACCTAGTGAATATTCTAGATCCAAAAACCTTGTACCTTTACCAAACAACAAATTATTCTTCAATTTTGGTTTTTTGAGTATTAAGAACAACGAATATATAGATGACTGTTGGTTTCCGAATCAAGAAAAATTACCAGCAATAATAGTACGTGACAATGAAATTTCTATGATTCATGATATGGCACTCTACCGTCAAAGTCGTGTTGCTTTAGAAAAGGAACAAAAGTGTAGTAAGAATTTTTTTGGAGTTGAAGCATTACCAGAGGAAACCTTTTTAGTTTTTCCTATTGGTATTAAAAAGAACGGTCAAAATAAACCTGAAACATGGAAACCTTTTGCTGGAGAGTATGAACAAGATCAGCCTAGAATTAATAAGGCTAATATTTATTTTGGGGGTTTGGAGTCCGTAGGTTTTGGGTACTGTGAAGTCACAGTATTTATCCAATAA
- a CDS encoding CRISPR-associated protein, with the protein MYKYLIIINPLGFLYGSAGAFLSSENLIGRSGSKFPPDAYTLSGLFFAANKTNPFIEHEELKKLHLAGPFWSKPDQPHRFYIPIPWTKIINQKSNKSDEWEIKNDKWYRDQKSLEPDCKWHDIHYWRYNRVKDIMNQSKGDPWRYVSILHPRLLKNERCVEESGLFLENAIQNDQEFCLVYLSTHEIPKGWYCFGGEGHLVEIESQDLSNHVILGLLKEKIQRSFALITPGVWGSNRFSRRYPDPNQTTFPKPSHILTDRPSPYRYRVGDNKGGGRLGRGRYAVPAGSVYVFEEPLNKSWWGDENEAGFPNEWFPTEGFSLKQLGCGLCLPIKIKGVE; encoded by the coding sequence ATGTACAAATATCTAATTATTATTAACCCTTTAGGATTTTTATATGGCAGTGCGGGAGCATTCTTATCATCAGAAAATCTGATAGGACGTTCTGGTTCAAAGTTTCCTCCAGACGCTTATACCTTGTCTGGCTTGTTCTTTGCAGCCAATAAGACTAACCCATTTATTGAGCATGAAGAACTCAAGAAATTACATCTGGCCGGACCTTTTTGGTCAAAACCAGACCAACCACACCGCTTCTACATCCCCATTCCTTGGACAAAAATTATCAATCAAAAAAGCAATAAGTCAGATGAGTGGGAAATAAAAAATGACAAGTGGTATCGTGATCAAAAATCTTTGGAGCCTGATTGTAAATGGCATGATATTCATTATTGGCGGTATAATCGTGTTAAAGACATTATGAATCAGAGCAAAGGAGATCCATGGAGATACGTATCTATACTACATCCCAGGTTACTTAAAAATGAGCGTTGTGTTGAAGAAAGCGGATTATTTCTAGAAAATGCTATACAAAATGATCAAGAATTTTGCTTAGTTTATTTATCAACTCACGAAATACCGAAGGGGTGGTACTGTTTTGGAGGTGAGGGTCATTTGGTGGAAATTGAATCACAGGATTTGTCAAATCACGTGATATTAGGTCTGTTAAAAGAAAAAATTCAGCGTAGTTTTGCCCTGATCACACCGGGAGTCTGGGGTTCAAATCGGTTTTCACGTCGCTACCCAGACCCAAATCAGACAACTTTTCCTAAACCTAGCCATATTTTGACGGATAGACCTTCACCTTACCGTTATCGAGTGGGAGATAATAAAGGGGGAGGAAGATTAGGAAGAGGACGTTACGCAGTTCCAGCAGGGAGTGTTTATGTATTTGAAGAGCCTTTAAATAAATCTTGGTGGGGGGACGAAAATGAAGCAGGGTTTCCTAATGAATGGTTCCCCACTGAGGGCTTTTCTCTTAAACAATTAGGATGTGGTTTATGTTTACCAATCAAAATTAAGGGTGTTGAATAA
- a CDS encoding Cas10/Cmr2 second palm domain-containing protein — protein MDDEEKYIYTAVTFAPVQGFIEKSRKLRDLYGASQILSYLSRHIIDTAEREISTIKVISPGSPNIERGIPNRILFKGDFPEDKARESILQTWKKVLNCCKEWLTSNLRHLEPYYWDDEWNHWANHTWEIFWAQADSPISVMKELETKKLCRDWTAINWVGESSSLSGSDAIAFPGLGGTGRNPKHTNYKEENKQIKTFYTDLAKITEEPTSSEIQGKFIDPREKLSIPELTKRLVTYPSIAEELGMSVVERFTEIQRQSNFNGKTEYLWTGWFMGDGDNVGEHLKNIAEDEGDVGLSRFSRAMLKWGEDFYEDFNRYPNPNIQGRVIYAGGDDFLGVIYGRQTEKKTSDSKQTDKKIGLEVYEWLMTLNDRWNEHKQKITLSVGFVWAAGGVPQRDVLQHCRETQKIAKSSGKDRVTIRVVFNSGQYVQWTCPWNYLYVLKRYRDRDGKTYPKWECRGRKDNCKPNWNHIYSDLAELKARHAIDLHKSSQDRSKYLLGMSLFDIYFEDERHLQTESATILYGERNTLVKDIDMIIWINDLINVGWQICTNI, from the coding sequence ATGGATGACGAAGAAAAATACATATATACTGCTGTCACCTTTGCACCTGTACAAGGATTTATAGAAAAGTCTCGGAAGTTACGAGACTTATATGGTGCATCACAAATTCTTTCGTACCTAAGTAGACATATAATTGATACTGCTGAGCGGGAGATATCTACTATCAAAGTGATTTCACCTGGATCTCCTAATATAGAAAGAGGAATTCCTAATCGAATTCTTTTTAAAGGCGATTTCCCAGAAGATAAAGCAAGAGAGTCAATTTTACAAACTTGGAAAAAAGTTCTTAACTGTTGTAAGGAATGGTTGACCAGTAATCTGCGACATTTAGAACCTTATTATTGGGATGATGAATGGAATCATTGGGCCAATCATACTTGGGAAATCTTTTGGGCTCAGGCAGATTCTCCTATATCCGTAATGAAAGAACTAGAAACCAAAAAACTGTGTCGTGATTGGACTGCAATAAATTGGGTTGGAGAAAGTTCTAGTCTAAGTGGTAGTGATGCAATCGCTTTCCCAGGATTAGGTGGAACAGGGCGTAATCCAAAACATACCAACTATAAAGAAGAAAATAAACAAATTAAAACATTCTATACGGATCTGGCAAAAATAACTGAAGAGCCAACGTCATCAGAAATTCAAGGTAAATTTATTGACCCTAGAGAAAAGTTGAGTATTCCTGAACTGACTAAACGTTTAGTTACGTATCCCAGTATTGCAGAAGAATTGGGCATGTCGGTGGTAGAAAGATTTACAGAAATCCAGCGTCAATCGAATTTTAATGGTAAAACAGAGTATCTGTGGACAGGATGGTTCATGGGAGATGGAGATAACGTTGGTGAGCATCTGAAAAATATTGCAGAAGATGAAGGAGATGTGGGTTTAAGTAGATTTAGTAGAGCAATGCTAAAGTGGGGGGAGGATTTTTATGAAGACTTTAACAGATATCCCAATCCGAATATTCAAGGGAGAGTTATTTATGCGGGTGGCGATGATTTCCTAGGGGTAATTTATGGTAGACAAACTGAAAAAAAGACTTCAGACAGTAAACAGACGGACAAAAAGATAGGGTTGGAAGTTTATGAATGGTTAATGACTTTGAATGACCGATGGAATGAGCATAAACAAAAGATAACTTTAAGTGTTGGTTTTGTCTGGGCAGCAGGGGGTGTACCTCAGCGAGATGTGTTACAGCATTGTCGAGAAACACAGAAGATAGCAAAATCTTCTGGTAAGGACAGAGTGACTATTCGAGTTGTGTTTAATAGTGGACAATATGTACAATGGACTTGTCCGTGGAATTATCTATATGTTTTAAAACGATACCGGGACAGGGATGGTAAAACTTACCCAAAATGGGAATGTAGAGGTAGGAAGGATAACTGTAAACCAAATTGGAATCATATTTATAGTGATCTTGCTGAACTCAAAGCCCGTCATGCCATTGATTTACATAAATCGAGTCAAGATCGTAGTAAATATCTATTAGGAATGTCCTTGTTTGATATTTATTTTGAGGACGAAAGACATCTACAGACAGAATCCGCAACAATTCTTTATGGTGAAAGAAACACACTTGTGAAAGATATAGATATGATTATTTGGATCAACGATCTAATTAATGTAGGGTGGCAAATATGTACAAATATCTAA
- the fabG gene encoding 3-oxoacyl-ACP reductase FabG, translating into MKGKQVLLTGGTGGLGLGVTPTILAQGAYLTIPYRNLTYVERLKTILPPADMARIQFIPVNLESDSSVEELVNSMTKVDVLIHLVGGFYYGKTHECSFDDWKHQFELNVYTTFLTCKYSLKRMLENGYGRIVTVSSRAGLEPAANLAAYSASKAAVIALTKAIADETRGTNITANTVLPSVIDTPTNREAMGVEKAGEWVKPESIGQVICFLASEAAGDIRGATIPVYGNI; encoded by the coding sequence ATGAAAGGGAAACAAGTTTTACTAACAGGTGGAACAGGTGGACTGGGCTTAGGGGTCACACCCACGATTTTGGCTCAAGGTGCATATCTCACCATTCCGTACCGCAATCTTACTTATGTCGAAAGATTAAAAACAATCTTACCCCCTGCGGATATGGCCAGGATTCAATTTATTCCCGTAAATCTTGAAAGCGATTCTTCCGTGGAAGAACTGGTTAATAGCATGACCAAAGTCGACGTCTTAATTCATTTAGTCGGTGGTTTTTACTATGGCAAAACCCATGAATGCAGTTTTGACGATTGGAAACATCAATTTGAATTAAATGTTTACACAACTTTCTTAACCTGCAAATATAGTTTAAAAAGAATGCTAGAGAATGGTTATGGGCGCATTGTTACTGTTAGTTCTCGTGCTGGTTTAGAGCCTGCTGCCAATCTAGCAGCTTATTCTGCATCTAAAGCCGCTGTGATAGCTCTAACTAAGGCTATAGCTGATGAAACTAGGGGCACTAATATCACCGCAAATACGGTTTTACCCAGTGTTATTGATACACCCACTAATAGGGAGGCAATGGGTGTGGAAAAAGCTGGCGAATGGGTCAAACCCGAATCCATTGGCCAGGTAATTTGTTTTTTGGCTTCGGAAGC